TTGAAAGAAAGGAAGTGTTTGGAATTGTATGTTcaagtttgttatacttgtgagGTGAACCTTCCTTTTGGGATTTCTTGCTTCTGTGATATGAACCTTATCTGTTTTTAGTTTTATGTTAAAAAACATTTAAGATCATTTTTATATgtaaaaagttgaaaaatatttgtggaattatttttttctattcaAATCGATTATGTTGAACTATTTCCTTAAAAGTGAGGGTTATAAGTGTGGGGCTcatattaaagaaaaacaaagaagaaaatggGAGGTACCTTAACTTTGTTGACAACTTTGCTGAAGAAAATGGGAGGCGCCTAATTTTATTtacaactttgttgaagaaaaatgAGAGGTGTCTAACTTTATTGACAACTTTGTTGAAaaaaatgggaggtgcctaactttgttgaaaaattataggactaaatcaacaacaagacatcttCTTTGTAGTAGTTGAATGACATCTCTTACTAGAAATAGAGGCCTCAATTCTTCATTTCAATCACACCAAAATAAGAtagaagcaatagaagttagagtgagtaatccacagattgtagtttgtgagataaatagtgagtgtgagtaatattgtagtgaagtgttttaaataaagagtgttatttctttcaagattgtagtagtctcttgacactactaagttgtaatattatagtggttatattgctccgctcgagtattgtattttacccattaaaagagttggtatcgttgttactctcttgtgttattattatttatcgTGGATATTATTCATGTGcgggattattatttttcccaacaatgtggtatcagagccatgtcaAATAATGGTACGTTGTATTTTCAGTAccccgtctcacaaaagataattatgagaaattgTATCTACGtatgaaagtcattcttggctcTCAGGATGTGTGGGAAATCGTAGATAGAGGGTATGCAAAACCCGATAATGAGGAAGCTTTGCCTCAAAATGAAAAGGATGTCTTAGCAAAGAcaaggaagaaggatcaacaagcccCCATGCTCATCCATCAATGTCTGGATGATTCCATGTTCGAGAAGGtggcagatgctaccacctcaaaggaagtttgggagattttacaaaattttcttcaaggagttgacaaggtgaggaaggtaaaacttcaaactctaagggctgattttgaagttttaaaaatgaaagaatccgaatgcatttcagattattgttcaaaagtgaaggctgttgtaaatcaattaagaagatatGGGGAGGACATAAAAGATGTCTATGTGGTAGAAAAGATCcttcgcactttaacacctaaatttaattttgtggtatgtgctattgaggagtctaaagatttagactctatgatggTAGAGCAATTGGAGGGTTCTTTACAGGCCCATGAAGAAAAGATCAAGAGGAGACAAGAAGTGTCATTGGAGCACCTTATTAAAACTCAAGCATCCTTCAAagattatggaggtgaaaagagcTATCGAGAGAATGGACGAGGACGAGGTCGTGGcagtcatggaagaggaagaagcaACGCTAACAACTTCAACAATAAAGTTAAAATCCACCAGACATTCAGAGGTCGTGGGCGTGAACATAGAGGATGAAGAGGATGTGGCTACcaccaagaaaataatggacaaaggtatgacaaatcaaaaattgggtgttataattgtcataaatttggccattactcttgaaaatgtcgtagcaatgttgaagaaaaagctaaccttgttgacgacaagaaagaagaagttgCGTCAACGCTGTTGAtggcactcaaggaagaagataaggatgattgcagctcgtggtatttggacaatggagcaagcaatcatatgtgtggatgcaaagagaagTTTATAAAGATCAATAAAacggtgagaggtaatgtgtcctttggagatacctcaaagattcaaattgAAGGGATATGTATGATTCTGATCTCCTTTAAAGATGGTAGTCTcaagttaattcaagatgtttattatgtcccaaaattaaaaagtaatattttgagtttgggccaacttcttgaaaaggaatatgacatccacatgaaaaatatgcatctttgtcttagagattcaagtggaattctaattgctaaagtgcatatggctAAGAATAGATTATTCTCTCTGAATCTTAAgacaattgatgcaaagtgtttgaaggctaatgtgcaagatgaatcatggtgttggcacatgcgatttgggcacttaaattttgaagcgctcaaatcaatgggagaaaagaacatggtgcatggGATACCATCAATAAGCCATCCTAATTAATTGTGTGAAACTTGTCTTCTTGGAAAATATGCGAGGAGTTTTTCAAAGGAGGtcatgtcaagatcaaccaaGCCGCTTCAGCTTGTTTACACTGATGTGTGCGGACCAATCAATCCACcttcctttggtaaaagtaaatactttctatttttcattgatgactttagtagaaagacttgagtttatttcttgaaccaaaaatctgaagctttggctacttttaaaaatttcaaagtacttatagaaaaagaaagtggctatgaaataaaagctttaaggtccgatagaggaggagaattcacttcaaaagaatttaatgacttttgTAAATCTTATGGAATTCATCGCCCTCTAacggtaccttattcaccccaaaaaaatggagttgcagagagaaagaatcgaacaattcttaatatggctagatgtatgttaAAAGCTAAAAATATGCCCAAGaaattttgggcagaagctgtatcttgtgcagtttatttgaacaacaaGTCTCCAACAAagaatgttagagatcaaacccctcaagaagcatggagtggaagaaagccaagtgtcaagcacttgagaatctttgggagcatagcctatgctcatgtgccacatcaaggaagagcgaagcttgacgatcgaagtgtcaagcatgtgtttgttggctatgatatGAGTTCAAAAGGCTGCAAGCTATACAACCCAAGTAGCGGCAAGATGGTGGTAAGTCgcgatgttgaatttgatgaagaattggcatggaaCTGGGAAGCTCAGGATGAAACTTtatatgattttcttccatactttggtgatgaagaagaaccagagaccGTGGAACTTGTACAGGATACAACTCCACCTCCTTCTCCAACAAATATTGCATCTCCCTCTTCTCAAGAAAGTTCAAATGAACAACCGCAAAGGACAAGGAGTATTCAAGAACTCTATAAGGACATAGAggaagttactaattttgattttttatattgtctctttgctgatagtgaaccaatgaactttgatAAAGCTGTTGAAGACAAAAGGTGGAGACAATCCATGTAGGAGGAGAtcgagtcaatagagaagaacaacacttAGGAGTTAACAGCACTTCCCAAGTGTCATCGAGCAATTGGAGTTAAATGGTTATACAAGGCAAAGAAGAATGCTGATGGAGATGTGGAGAGATACAAGgcacgacttgtggctaaaggctacaagaaaaggcaagtcattgactatgaagaagtctatgcaCATGTTGCCTGCATGGAGACAATTCATTTGCTTATCTCTTTGGCGGCGCAA
The DNA window shown above is from Nicotiana tomentosiformis chromosome 8, ASM39032v3, whole genome shotgun sequence and carries:
- the LOC138897117 gene encoding uncharacterized protein, which gives rise to MKVILGSQDVWEIVDRGYAKPDNEEALPQNEKDVLAKTRKKDQQAPMLIHQCLDDSMFEKVADATTSKEVWEILQNFLQGVDKSNWRVLYRPMKKRSRGDKKCHWSTLLKLKHPSKIMEVKRAIERMDEDEVVAVMEEEEATLTTSTIKLKSTRHSEVVGVNIEDEEDVATTKKIMDKEKANLVDDKKEEVASTLLMALKEEDKDDCSSWYLDNGASNHMCGCKEKFIKINKTVRGRAKLDDRSVKHVFVGYDMSSKGCKLYNPSSGKMVVSRDVEFDEELAWNWEAQDETLYDFLPYFGDEEEPETVELVQDTTPPPSPTNIASPSSQEMNQ